A section of the Agromyces aurantiacus genome encodes:
- the galU gene encoding UTP--glucose-1-phosphate uridylyltransferase GalU, which produces MTDRITKAVIPAAGLGTRFLPATKAMPKEMLPVVDKPAIQYVVEEAVEAGLTDVLMITGRNKNALENHFDRVAELEYTLEAKGDTDKLEKVNESTELGQIHYVRQGDPKGLGHAVLRAEMHVNDEPFAVLLGDDIIDARDVLLTRMLDEQVKRDATIVALLEVDPDSIHLYGAAEVEPTDDEDVVRITGLVEKPAKEVAPSNYAVIGRYVLKPQVFEVLHRTAPGKGGEIQLTDALMEMAGDVEATGGVFGVVFRGRRYDTGDKLDYIKAVVQLAAERDDLGPELRPWLADYAAGLERG; this is translated from the coding sequence ATGACAGATCGGATCACGAAGGCCGTCATCCCTGCTGCCGGACTGGGGACCCGCTTCCTCCCGGCGACGAAGGCCATGCCCAAGGAGATGCTGCCGGTCGTCGACAAGCCCGCCATCCAGTACGTCGTCGAGGAGGCGGTCGAGGCGGGCCTGACCGATGTGCTGATGATCACGGGGCGCAACAAGAACGCGCTCGAGAACCACTTCGACCGGGTCGCCGAGCTCGAGTACACACTCGAGGCGAAGGGCGACACCGACAAGCTCGAGAAGGTGAACGAGTCCACCGAGCTGGGGCAGATCCACTACGTCCGCCAGGGCGACCCGAAGGGGCTCGGTCACGCGGTGCTGCGTGCCGAGATGCACGTCAACGACGAGCCGTTCGCCGTCCTCCTCGGCGACGACATCATCGATGCGCGCGACGTGCTCCTCACGCGCATGCTCGATGAGCAGGTCAAGCGCGACGCCACGATCGTGGCCCTGCTCGAGGTCGACCCCGACAGCATCCACCTGTACGGCGCGGCCGAGGTCGAGCCCACCGACGACGAGGACGTCGTCCGCATCACGGGGCTCGTCGAGAAGCCGGCCAAGGAGGTCGCACCCTCGAACTACGCCGTGATCGGCCGGTACGTGCTGAAGCCCCAGGTGTTCGAGGTGCTCCACCGCACCGCGCCGGGCAAGGGCGGCGAGATCCAGCTGACCGACGCGCTCATGGAGATGGCCGGCGACGTCGAGGCGACCGGGGGAGTGTTCGGCGTCGTCTTCCGCGGTCGCCGCTACGACACCGGCGACAAGCTCGACTACATCAAGGCCGTGGTCCAGCTCGCCGCCGAGCGTGACGACCTCGGCCCGGAGCTGCGGCCCTGGCTCGCGGACTACGCGGCCGGACTCGAGCGAGGCTGA
- a CDS encoding ATP-dependent DNA ligase, with translation MDLPVMPPVSPMLAKSVKEIPDVGHVEPKWDGFRTIVFRDGDEVELGSRNERPMTRYFPELVEALKANLPDRCVVDGEIVLARGGRLDFDALQQRIHPAASRVRLLAEQTPASFVAFDLLALGEDDLTGRPFSERRARLERALAAASDPVFVTPATSDLAEAREWFERFEGAGLDGVVAKPLDGTYQPDKRTMFKIKHERTADCVVAGYRWHKTGDVVGSLLLGLYDDDGRLRHVGVAASFSMARRKALVEELAPYVEADLSSHPWGEWADQEAHRTGRMPGAVSRWSAGKDLSFVPLRPELVVEVAYDHMEGDRFRHTAQFRRWRHDRTPESCTYEQLEAPAGLDLGEILPVGR, from the coding sequence GAGATCCCCGATGTCGGGCACGTCGAGCCGAAGTGGGACGGCTTCCGCACGATCGTCTTCCGCGACGGCGACGAGGTCGAGCTCGGCAGCCGCAACGAGCGGCCGATGACCCGGTACTTCCCCGAGCTCGTCGAGGCGCTCAAGGCGAACCTGCCCGACCGGTGCGTCGTCGACGGCGAGATCGTGCTCGCGCGGGGCGGTCGGCTCGACTTCGACGCGCTCCAGCAGCGCATCCACCCGGCGGCGAGCCGGGTGCGCCTGCTCGCCGAGCAGACACCCGCCTCCTTCGTCGCGTTCGACCTCCTCGCCCTCGGCGAGGACGACCTGACGGGGCGGCCCTTCTCCGAGCGGCGGGCCCGGCTCGAGCGGGCGCTCGCCGCCGCATCCGACCCGGTCTTCGTCACGCCGGCGACGTCCGACCTCGCCGAGGCGCGCGAGTGGTTCGAACGGTTCGAGGGTGCGGGACTCGACGGCGTGGTCGCCAAGCCCCTCGACGGCACCTACCAGCCCGACAAGCGCACGATGTTCAAGATCAAGCACGAGCGCACGGCCGACTGCGTCGTCGCCGGGTACCGCTGGCACAAGACGGGCGACGTGGTCGGGTCGCTCCTGCTGGGGCTCTACGACGACGACGGGCGACTGCGGCACGTCGGTGTCGCCGCGTCCTTCTCCATGGCGCGCCGGAAGGCGCTCGTCGAGGAGCTCGCGCCGTACGTCGAGGCCGACCTGTCGAGCCATCCGTGGGGGGAGTGGGCCGACCAGGAGGCTCATCGCACGGGACGCATGCCGGGCGCGGTGAGCCGGTGGAGCGCCGGAAAGGATCTCTCCTTCGTGCCGCTGCGGCCCGAACTGGTCGTCGAGGTCGCGTACGACCACATGGAGGGCGACCGCTTCCGCCACACCGCGCAATTCCGTCGGTGGCGGCACGATCGCACGCCCGAGAGCTGCACGTACGAGCAGCTCGAGGCGCCCGCCGGACTCGACCTCGGCGAGATCCTGCCGGTCGGCCGCTGA
- a CDS encoding 5-formyltetrahydrofolate cyclo-ligase, with amino-acid sequence MPDDPTVVKRILRAELRERRQVMPAHERELAREGFTARLQELVGSTGARSLSCYLSMPTEPDTRPFVRWAEANGIRVLFPVTREDGLLDWTVGEEEDEVTGLHGMPEPVGELLGPMAINDVDLILVPAAAVDATGMRLGWGRGYFDKTLGSMGKCPPVYAIVFDGEFVEEVPREVHDQPVNGVVTPTRIVAF; translated from the coding sequence ATGCCCGACGATCCCACGGTGGTCAAGCGCATCCTCCGCGCCGAGCTCCGCGAGCGCCGGCAGGTCATGCCGGCGCACGAGCGCGAGCTCGCGAGGGAGGGCTTCACGGCGCGCCTCCAGGAGCTCGTCGGCTCGACCGGTGCCCGCTCGCTCTCGTGCTACCTCTCGATGCCCACCGAGCCCGACACGCGCCCGTTCGTGCGCTGGGCCGAGGCGAACGGCATCCGCGTGCTGTTCCCCGTGACCCGCGAGGACGGCCTGCTCGACTGGACCGTCGGCGAGGAGGAGGACGAGGTCACGGGCCTGCACGGTATGCCCGAACCGGTCGGCGAACTGCTCGGCCCCATGGCCATCAACGACGTCGACCTCATCCTGGTGCCCGCCGCGGCGGTGGATGCCACGGGCATGCGCCTGGGCTGGGGCCGGGGCTACTTCGACAAGACCCTGGGTTCGATGGGAAAATGTCCTCCGGTGTATGCCATCGTCTTCGACGGCGAGTTCGTCGAGGAGGTGCCGCGCGAGGTGCACGACCAGCCGGTGAACGGCGTCGTGACGCCCACGCGCATCGTGGCGTTCTGA
- a CDS encoding AAA family ATPase, with protein sequence MQRLDRNDDEDDLLEDEPETRAAVQGGSSGVRSDPAAPQAVTVGDPRVVASNVAEPSWRRWHAELRELGGRSPLVHFEDTPRTRLELSTTHPGGLPQFITGHSTLLSSLIRDELALRNARLAAAEITQKGIELRSVRGIESVHLAIGLASWQHGGEGYLAPVLLRPLAIRRYGRDFELKLKGQPFLNPALARELHEQFQITLDADAFVALAITNGVFKPQPVIDRLRGLTSHLPSFHVAPRLVVSSFAEVGPAMGADAARLEHPVIDAIAGNPTARAAVATTADPPRIVPQDERPPSTDRLLLDADSEQEQVIARIEQGDSLVVKTLPGTGGTQTIVNAIGALVANERRVLVVGARRSSLDGIAHRLGQVGLGGLAVTTERLRRDLIQSINRNEKAEQPRIADVDDALVRLRKVLLDYRQALTRRDPELRASVLDALTALAGLAAMSTPPDTTARLDRDSLVALASGRDGVAADLVRAAALGEFRYGPGDSPWYGAAFATSEEATAAHDLAKRLSGVDLPRLLERARALIGQTRLRQFESVAELGVFLRLLHDVRDSLDKFQPSVYDRPLGELIAATAPRRETGMSGANRRRLKRLALEYVRPGVHVGDLNAALRGIQQQRTLWHRYSEAGAVPSVPVGLDDVHVAYHTVSADLQALDLPLGLEGTPRRLGARPLRDLEATLAGLAAESEVLHNLQERTALLQKLRGLGLDPLLIDLAKRHVPEQQVSSELELAWWQSVLETMLARDPALLGANTTVLDRLEADFRLVDDAHATAAGPLLAWRLAEAWRVAIVDHPDEAERLRRMLRGDRVRPDRLHREAPHLFRALAPVWLASPYEVPAIDDAIPFDTVVLVDAGATTIAENLGAIRRAKQVVAFGDPVTQTPTRFETAIRPDAEDRPEPEHGVDALHADSALARLADLLPTMTLTRSYRAGGEDLAELVNRRFYGGRIVSMPWAGSFLGHGSLGLHYVRGNGLPDPVTGTVESLDAEVAKVVELVMEHAVKRPRESLMVITASARHAARVHQAVLAAFAKRTDLSDFILRDRAEPFTVLTLEQAVAQSRDRVIFSIGFGRTPHGRLLSNFGSLGEPGGERLLAVAMTRARRSMDIVSAFRPDDIEPDRQRHGVIALANVLAQTEEQQSAPRAPGVGDPMLVDLARRLERRGIRTSVGHRGTLSLAAASAGRAVVVETDPALAGQSLRESLRLRPDVLRRLGWHYLRVHSFELFGDPESVAERVAAVLGKGGGAEEPSEEPAAG encoded by the coding sequence GTGCAACGGCTCGATCGCAACGACGACGAGGACGACCTCCTCGAGGACGAGCCCGAGACCCGTGCCGCCGTGCAGGGCGGGTCATCGGGCGTCCGAAGCGACCCGGCCGCGCCCCAGGCCGTCACGGTCGGCGACCCGCGCGTCGTCGCATCCAACGTCGCCGAGCCCAGCTGGCGGCGATGGCACGCCGAACTCCGCGAGCTCGGCGGGCGCTCGCCGCTGGTGCACTTCGAGGACACGCCGCGCACGCGACTCGAACTCTCGACGACGCATCCCGGCGGCCTGCCCCAGTTCATCACCGGCCACTCCACGCTGCTGTCCAGCCTCATCCGCGACGAGCTCGCACTGCGCAACGCCCGGCTCGCCGCGGCCGAGATCACGCAGAAGGGCATCGAGCTGCGCTCCGTGCGCGGCATCGAGTCGGTCCATCTCGCGATCGGCCTCGCGTCGTGGCAGCACGGCGGGGAGGGCTACCTCGCGCCGGTGCTGCTGCGGCCCCTCGCCATCCGCCGCTACGGCCGCGACTTCGAGCTCAAGCTCAAGGGCCAGCCGTTCCTCAACCCCGCGCTCGCGCGCGAGCTGCACGAGCAGTTCCAGATCACGCTCGACGCCGACGCGTTCGTCGCGCTCGCGATCACGAACGGCGTGTTCAAGCCCCAGCCGGTGATCGACCGGCTGCGCGGGCTCACCTCGCACCTGCCGTCCTTCCACGTCGCGCCGCGGCTCGTCGTCTCCTCGTTCGCCGAAGTCGGCCCGGCGATGGGGGCGGATGCCGCGCGGCTCGAGCACCCCGTGATCGACGCGATCGCCGGCAACCCCACCGCGCGCGCGGCGGTCGCCACGACCGCCGACCCGCCGCGGATCGTGCCGCAGGACGAACGTCCGCCGTCGACCGACCGGCTGCTGCTCGACGCGGACTCCGAGCAGGAGCAGGTGATCGCGCGGATCGAGCAGGGCGACTCGCTCGTCGTGAAGACGCTGCCCGGCACGGGGGGCACCCAGACCATCGTCAACGCCATCGGCGCGCTCGTCGCGAACGAACGGCGAGTCCTCGTCGTCGGCGCCCGTCGCTCGAGCCTCGACGGCATCGCCCACCGTCTCGGCCAGGTGGGCCTCGGGGGACTCGCGGTCACGACCGAGCGGCTCCGACGCGACCTCATCCAGTCGATCAACCGCAACGAGAAGGCCGAGCAACCGCGCATCGCGGATGTCGACGACGCGCTCGTGCGGCTGCGCAAGGTGCTGCTGGACTACCGGCAGGCCCTCACGCGCCGCGACCCGGAGCTGCGGGCGTCCGTGCTCGACGCGTTGACCGCGCTCGCCGGCCTCGCCGCGATGTCCACGCCCCCGGACACGACGGCCCGGCTGGACCGCGACTCGCTCGTCGCGCTCGCGAGCGGACGCGACGGGGTCGCCGCCGACCTCGTGCGAGCCGCCGCGCTCGGCGAGTTCCGCTACGGCCCCGGCGACTCGCCGTGGTACGGCGCCGCGTTCGCGACGTCCGAGGAGGCGACGGCGGCGCACGACCTCGCCAAGCGCCTGAGCGGCGTCGACCTGCCGCGCCTGCTCGAGCGCGCGCGGGCGCTCATCGGCCAGACCCGGCTGCGCCAGTTCGAGTCGGTCGCCGAGCTGGGCGTGTTCCTCCGGCTGCTGCACGACGTGCGCGACTCGCTCGACAAGTTCCAGCCCTCCGTCTACGATCGCCCGCTCGGCGAGCTCATCGCCGCGACCGCCCCGCGGCGCGAGACCGGGATGTCGGGTGCGAACCGTCGCCGGCTCAAGCGCCTCGCGCTCGAGTACGTGCGCCCGGGCGTGCACGTCGGCGACCTCAATGCCGCGCTCCGCGGCATCCAGCAGCAGCGCACCCTCTGGCATCGGTACTCCGAGGCCGGAGCCGTGCCGAGCGTGCCGGTCGGGCTCGACGACGTGCACGTCGCCTACCACACCGTCTCCGCCGACCTGCAGGCGCTCGACCTCCCGCTCGGCCTCGAGGGGACGCCGCGCCGGCTCGGCGCGCGCCCGCTCCGCGACCTCGAGGCCACGCTGGCCGGGCTCGCCGCCGAGTCCGAGGTGCTGCATAACCTCCAGGAGCGCACGGCGCTGCTGCAGAAGCTGCGCGGCCTCGGCCTCGACCCGCTGCTCATCGACCTCGCCAAGCGCCACGTCCCCGAGCAGCAGGTCTCCTCCGAGCTCGAGCTGGCCTGGTGGCAGTCCGTGCTCGAGACGATGCTCGCACGCGATCCCGCGCTGCTCGGCGCGAACACGACCGTGCTCGACCGGCTCGAGGCCGACTTCCGGCTCGTCGACGACGCGCACGCCACCGCGGCCGGGCCGCTGCTCGCGTGGCGGTTGGCCGAGGCGTGGCGCGTCGCGATCGTCGACCACCCCGACGAGGCCGAGCGGCTGCGGCGCATGCTGCGCGGCGACCGCGTCCGGCCCGACCGGCTGCACCGGGAGGCGCCGCACCTGTTCCGTGCGCTCGCGCCCGTCTGGCTCGCCTCGCCCTACGAGGTGCCCGCCATCGACGATGCGATCCCGTTCGACACCGTCGTCCTGGTCGACGCCGGCGCGACGACGATCGCCGAGAACCTCGGCGCCATCCGCCGGGCGAAGCAGGTGGTCGCGTTCGGCGACCCGGTGACGCAGACGCCGACGCGCTTCGAGACGGCGATCCGGCCCGACGCCGAGGATCGCCCCGAGCCCGAGCACGGGGTCGACGCGCTGCACGCCGACTCCGCCCTCGCACGACTGGCCGACCTGCTGCCCACCATGACGCTCACGCGCAGCTATCGCGCGGGCGGCGAGGATCTCGCGGAGCTCGTCAACCGCCGCTTCTACGGCGGGCGGATCGTCTCGATGCCGTGGGCGGGGAGCTTCCTCGGGCACGGCAGCCTCGGCCTGCACTACGTTCGCGGGAACGGACTGCCCGACCCGGTGACCGGCACGGTCGAGAGCCTCGACGCCGAGGTCGCGAAGGTCGTCGAGCTCGTCATGGAGCACGCCGTCAAGCGCCCGCGCGAGTCGCTCATGGTGATCACCGCGAGCGCCCGGCACGCGGCGCGCGTGCACCAGGCCGTGCTCGCCGCGTTCGCCAAGCGCACCGACCTGTCGGACTTCATCCTGCGCGACCGCGCCGAGCCGTTCACGGTGCTGACGCTCGAGCAGGCCGTCGCGCAGAGCCGCGACCGGGTGATCTTCTCGATCGGCTTCGGCCGCACGCCGCACGGCCGCCTGCTCTCCAACTTCGGCTCGCTCGGCGAGCCCGGCGGCGAGCGGCTCCTCGCGGTCGCGATGACGCGGGCGCGCCGGTCGATGGACATCGTGTCGGCGTTCCGACCCGACGACATCGAGCCGGACCGCCAGCGGCACGGCGTGATCGCGCTCGCGAACGTGCTCGCGCAGACGGAGGAGCAGCAGTCGGCGCCGCGTGCGCCGGGCGTCGGCGACCCGATGCTGGTCGACCTCGCCCGCCGCCTCGAGCGTCGTGGCATCCGCACCAGTGTGGGCCACCGGGGCACGCTGTCGCTCGCGGCCGCCTCCGCCGGCCGGGCCGTGGTGGTGGAAACCGATCCGGCGCTCGCGGGCCAGAGCCTGCGCGAGTCGCTGCGCCTGCGGCCCGATGTCCTGCGTCGGCTCGGATGGCACTACCTGCGCGTGCACAGCTTCGAGCTGTTCGGCGACCCCGAGTCGGTGGCCGAGCGCGTCGCGGCGGTGCTGGGCAAGGGCGGCGGCGCCGAGGAACCGTCGGAGGAGCCGGCGGCGGGATGA
- a CDS encoding metal-sensitive transcriptional regulator, with amino-acid sequence MTETKSDAQRRIANRLKRARGQLNAVIDAVESGADCRAVVTQLAAVSSALDRAGFAVISTAMRDCATDPEGAAGGDKLDFDELEKLFLSLS; translated from the coding sequence ATGACCGAGACCAAGTCCGACGCGCAGCGCCGCATCGCGAACCGGCTGAAGCGTGCGCGCGGCCAGCTGAACGCCGTGATCGACGCGGTGGAGTCGGGCGCCGACTGCCGCGCCGTCGTCACCCAGCTCGCCGCCGTCTCGAGCGCGCTCGACCGGGCGGGCTTCGCGGTCATCTCCACCGCGATGCGCGACTGCGCGACCGACCCCGAGGGCGCCGCCGGAGGCGACAAGCTCGACTTCGACGAGCTCGAGAAGCTGTTCCTCTCGCTCTCCTGA
- the mscL gene encoding large conductance mechanosensitive channel protein MscL, with amino-acid sequence MLKGFREFILRGNVIDLAVAVVIGAAFTAVVNSIVANVFNPLIGALFRADSLDTALVLEIPTTTGGVAEVRFGAVLGAILTFLIVAAVVYFVFVMPMNLLKQHAEERRKAGEPKPEDPETELTLLAEIRDLLAADRAAGPGTHRAE; translated from the coding sequence GTGCTCAAGGGATTCCGGGAGTTCATCCTCCGAGGCAACGTCATCGACCTGGCCGTCGCCGTCGTCATCGGCGCCGCGTTCACGGCCGTCGTCAACTCGATCGTCGCCAATGTCTTCAATCCGCTCATCGGGGCGCTCTTCCGTGCCGACAGCCTCGACACGGCGCTCGTGCTGGAGATCCCCACGACGACCGGCGGCGTCGCCGAGGTCAGGTTCGGGGCGGTCCTCGGCGCGATCCTCACCTTCCTCATCGTGGCCGCCGTCGTCTACTTCGTGTTCGTCATGCCGATGAACCTCTTGAAGCAGCACGCCGAGGAGCGCCGGAAGGCGGGCGAGCCCAAGCCCGAGGATCCGGAGACCGAGCTCACGCTGCTCGCCGAGATCCGCGACCTCCTCGCGGCCGACCGCGCCGCAGGGCCCGGGACGCACCGCGCCGAGTGA
- a CDS encoding FmdB family zinc ribbon protein, whose amino-acid sequence MPTYSYRCTECGDAFDIQQAFTDDSLTVCPACGGRLRKLFSAVGVTFNGSGFYRTDSRAGSKPGSSGGGSADASGSSSSASGSSSSGSSSSGSSSSGSSSSGSGSSSSGGSSSAA is encoded by the coding sequence ATGCCCACCTATTCCTACCGCTGCACCGAGTGCGGCGACGCCTTCGACATCCAGCAGGCCTTCACCGACGACAGCCTGACGGTCTGCCCCGCGTGCGGCGGCAGGCTCCGCAAGCTGTTCAGCGCGGTCGGCGTGACCTTCAACGGGTCGGGCTTCTACCGGACCGACTCGCGGGCGGGCTCGAAGCCGGGCTCGTCGGGCGGGGGTTCGGCGGATGCGTCGGGGTCGTCGTCGTCCGCGTCCGGCTCGTCGTCCTCCGGCTCCTCGTCCTCCGGCTCCTCGTCCTCCGGCTCGTCGTCCTCCGGCTCGGGCTCGTCGTCGTCCGGCGGCTCGTCGAGCGCCGCATAG
- a CDS encoding GNAT family N-acetyltransferase: MPAASVPTLVDGSLTLRPVRARDARPLERVLLDNRGWLRRWEATYPGGGSIIDTRGSIRNLTAHARAGTALPFIMEWDGELVGQLNVSSITHGSLSSATIGYWVAKHAAGRGITPTAVALATDHCFLTLRLHRMEICIRPDNGPSLRVVEKLGFRYEGLRRRFIHIDGDWRDHYAFALVAEEVPGGVLRRWREGRAPADAAAIPAADREAALTPLRVGDR; this comes from the coding sequence GTGCCCGCGGCATCCGTTCCGACCCTCGTCGACGGGTCGCTGACCCTCCGGCCCGTCCGAGCGCGCGACGCACGGCCGCTGGAGCGGGTGCTGCTCGACAATCGCGGCTGGCTGCGCCGGTGGGAGGCGACCTATCCCGGCGGCGGGTCGATCATCGACACACGCGGCAGCATCCGCAACCTCACCGCGCACGCGCGCGCCGGCACCGCGCTGCCGTTCATCATGGAGTGGGACGGCGAGCTCGTCGGGCAGCTCAACGTGTCGTCGATCACGCACGGCTCGCTGTCGTCGGCGACGATCGGGTACTGGGTCGCCAAGCACGCCGCGGGCCGCGGCATCACGCCGACGGCCGTCGCGCTCGCGACCGACCACTGCTTCCTCACGCTGCGCCTGCACCGCATGGAGATCTGCATCCGCCCCGACAACGGCCCGTCGCTGCGCGTGGTCGAGAAGCTCGGCTTCCGCTACGAGGGCCTGCGCCGGCGGTTCATCCACATCGACGGCGACTGGCGCGACCACTACGCGTTCGCGCTCGTGGCCGAGGAGGTGCCCGGGGGCGTGCTGCGCCGCTGGCGCGAGGGCCGGGCGCCGGCGGATGCCGCGGCCATCCCGGCGGCCGATCGCGAGGCCGCGCTCACCCCCCTTCGGGTGGGGGATCGCTGA
- a CDS encoding rhodanese-like domain-containing protein: MKSTTPAEAHAATDAFILDVREHEEVAQARVDGAHHIPLAALPERLGEVPRDRTVYVMCALGGRSARATQYLEQQGVDAVNIDGGITEWHRVGLPVTIGGIA; encoded by the coding sequence ATGAAGTCCACCACCCCCGCCGAAGCCCATGCCGCGACCGACGCCTTCATCCTCGACGTCCGCGAGCACGAGGAGGTCGCGCAGGCCCGCGTCGACGGCGCCCACCACATCCCCCTGGCCGCGCTCCCGGAACGGCTCGGGGAGGTGCCGCGCGACCGCACGGTCTACGTCATGTGCGCGCTCGGCGGCCGGAGCGCACGCGCGACCCAGTACCTGGAGCAGCAGGGCGTCGACGCCGTGAACATCGACGGCGGCATCACCGAGTGGCACCGCGTCGGGCTGCCCGTCACGATCGGAGGCATCGCATGA
- a CDS encoding Lrp/AsnC family transcriptional regulator, whose amino-acid sequence MSDLPQFSEPARVALDAIDRQIIARLHENARIPNVELAREVGISPSTCLARVRSLRERGVITRYTAEINPAALGYTLQALVSVRIRPGARHLMEQISDELRSEPEVAQLFFLGGSEDFLIHVRVRDSEHVRQFVLKNLSANPAVALTETNLVFEHHTANSAGLRTVL is encoded by the coding sequence GTGAGCGATCTGCCGCAGTTCAGCGAACCCGCCCGCGTCGCGCTCGACGCGATCGACCGCCAGATCATCGCCCGGCTGCACGAGAACGCCCGCATCCCCAACGTCGAGCTCGCGCGCGAGGTCGGCATCTCGCCGTCGACGTGCCTTGCCCGCGTGCGATCGCTGCGCGAGCGAGGCGTGATCACCCGCTACACCGCGGAGATCAACCCGGCGGCGCTCGGCTACACGCTGCAGGCGCTCGTCTCGGTGCGGATCCGCCCGGGAGCGCGGCACCTCATGGAGCAGATCTCCGACGAGCTGCGCAGCGAGCCCGAGGTCGCGCAGCTGTTCTTCCTGGGCGGCAGCGAGGACTTCCTCATCCACGTGCGCGTGCGCGACAGCGAGCACGTGCGCCAGTTCGTGCTGAAGAACCTCTCGGCCAACCCCGCGGTCGCCCTCACCGAGACCAACCTCGTGTTCGAGCACCACACCGCGAACTCAGCGGGCCTGCGCACCGTGCTCTGA
- the ald gene encoding alanine dehydrogenase: MHIGVPAEVKNNEFRVAMTPAGANALSLRGHRVDIQAGAGDGAGYHDDEYRAAGANIVATADEAWAAELVLKVKEPIEQEYRFLREDLTLFTYLHLAADLPLTRAILDSGVTAIAYETVQLADRSLPLLTPMSEVAGRLAPQVGAAELHASKGGRGVLLGGVPGTAPAKVLVIGGGVAGEQAAATALGLGADVTVMDISLAKLRELDARYDHRIKTLASSPYETARQVRDADLVIGAVLVPGAAAPKVVTDEMVATMKRGAVLVDIAIDQGGCFEGSRPTTHAEPTFRVHDAIYYCVANMPGAVPATSTPALTNATLPYALKLADLGWQAALAGDAALAKGLNATGGKLTNEGVAKAHGLELASLA, from the coding sequence ATGCACATCGGCGTGCCCGCTGAGGTCAAGAACAACGAATTCCGCGTCGCGATGACGCCCGCCGGAGCGAACGCGCTCTCGCTGCGCGGCCACCGCGTCGACATCCAGGCCGGTGCCGGCGACGGCGCCGGGTACCACGACGACGAGTACCGCGCCGCCGGCGCGAACATCGTCGCGACCGCCGACGAGGCGTGGGCGGCCGAGCTCGTCCTCAAGGTCAAGGAGCCCATCGAGCAGGAGTACCGCTTCCTGCGCGAGGACCTCACGCTCTTCACCTACCTGCACCTCGCCGCCGACCTGCCGCTCACCCGCGCCATCCTCGACTCGGGCGTCACGGCGATCGCCTACGAGACCGTGCAGCTCGCCGACCGCTCGCTCCCGCTGCTCACGCCCATGAGCGAGGTCGCCGGCCGGCTCGCCCCGCAGGTCGGCGCGGCCGAGCTGCACGCGTCGAAGGGCGGCCGCGGCGTGCTGCTCGGCGGCGTGCCCGGCACGGCGCCCGCGAAGGTCCTCGTGATCGGCGGCGGTGTCGCCGGCGAGCAGGCCGCGGCCACCGCGCTCGGCCTCGGCGCCGACGTGACGGTCATGGACATCTCGCTGGCGAAGCTCCGCGAGCTCGACGCCCGGTACGACCACCGCATCAAGACGCTCGCCTCGTCGCCCTACGAGACCGCGCGCCAGGTGCGCGACGCCGACCTCGTGATCGGCGCGGTGCTCGTGCCCGGCGCGGCGGCGCCCAAGGTCGTCACCGACGAGATGGTCGCGACGATGAAGCGCGGCGCCGTGCTCGTCGACATCGCGATCGACCAGGGCGGCTGCTTCGAGGGCTCGCGACCCACGACCCACGCCGAGCCGACGTTCCGCGTGCACGACGCGATCTACTACTGCGTCGCCAACATGCCCGGCGCGGTCCCCGCGACGTCGACGCCGGCGCTCACGAACGCCACGCTGCCCTACGCGCTGAAGCTCGCCGACCTCGGATGGCAGGCCGCGCTCGCCGGCGACGCGGCGCTCGCGAAGGGCCTGAACGCCACGGGCGGGAAGCTCACCAACGAGGGCGTGGCCAAGGCGCACGGCCTGGAGCTCGCGAGCCTGGCCTGA